The following proteins are co-located in the Thermodesulfobacteriota bacterium genome:
- the atpA gene encoding F0F1 ATP synthase subunit alpha, whose product MQEIKIEEIGQILKDRIKGYETKIETSEVGTVISVGDGIVRAYGLDRAMAGELVEFASGIMGLVLNLEEDNVGIALFGEDTEVQEGDIVKRTSRIAEVPVGDDMKGRVVNSLGQPIDGKGEIKAAETRPIEIKAPGVVYRQSVHEPLQTGIKAIDAMIPIGRGQRELILGDRQIGKTAIAVDTIINQKSEDVYCIYVAIGQKQSTVAQVVDKLREHGAMEYTTVVAANASDPAPFQFIAPYAGCALGEYFRDTGRHALIIYDDLTKHAWAYRQLSLLLRRPPGREAYPGDVFYLHSRLLERAAKMRQEDGGGSLTALPIIETQAGDVSAYIPTNVISITDGQIYLESDLFYSGVRPAINVGLSVSRVGGSAQIKAMKKVAGTLRLELAQYREVEAFSQFASDLDKATQAQLARGGRLVEALKQGQYEPLPVEKQILIIYAVSNGYVDDYPIDKVRAYEKELYSFFDTKYPELLKDIKTKKEIGDDLRDSILKALDELKAQIGEL is encoded by the coding sequence ATGCAGGAAATCAAGATTGAAGAAATAGGTCAGATACTAAAGGACCGGATCAAGGGTTACGAAACCAAGATCGAGACCTCCGAAGTCGGGACGGTTATTTCCGTCGGCGACGGTATCGTCAGAGCCTACGGGCTCGACCGCGCGATGGCCGGCGAGCTCGTCGAGTTCGCAAGCGGCATCATGGGGCTCGTCCTTAACCTCGAAGAGGACAACGTCGGTATAGCCCTCTTCGGAGAGGACACCGAGGTCCAGGAAGGCGACATCGTAAAGAGGACCAGCAGGATCGCCGAGGTCCCCGTCGGTGACGACATGAAGGGCAGGGTGGTCAACTCCCTCGGTCAGCCGATAGACGGCAAGGGCGAGATAAAGGCGGCGGAAACGAGGCCGATCGAAATCAAGGCCCCCGGCGTCGTTTACAGGCAGTCCGTTCACGAGCCGCTCCAGACGGGTATCAAGGCTATCGACGCGATGATCCCGATAGGCAGGGGCCAGCGCGAGCTCATCCTCGGCGACCGCCAGATCGGTAAGACGGCAATCGCCGTAGACACGATAATCAACCAGAAAAGTGAAGACGTATACTGCATTTACGTCGCCATCGGGCAGAAGCAGTCGACGGTGGCGCAGGTAGTGGACAAGTTAAGAGAGCACGGCGCCATGGAATACACGACGGTAGTCGCGGCCAACGCCTCGGACCCGGCTCCTTTCCAGTTTATCGCGCCATACGCCGGATGCGCCCTCGGCGAGTACTTCAGGGACACCGGAAGGCACGCTCTTATCATCTACGACGATTTGACGAAGCACGCATGGGCGTACCGCCAGCTTTCGCTTCTCCTGAGGCGTCCCCCGGGCCGTGAGGCTTATCCCGGAGACGTTTTCTACCTCCACTCGAGGCTCCTCGAAAGGGCCGCGAAGATGAGGCAGGAGGACGGCGGCGGCTCGCTGACCGCGCTCCCGATAATCGAGACCCAGGCGGGCGACGTTTCGGCGTACATTCCGACGAACGTCATCTCCATCACCGACGGCCAGATATACCTCGAGAGCGACCTCTTCTACTCGGGCGTAAGGCCTGCTATTAACGTCGGTCTCTCGGTTTCCAGGGTCGGCGGCTCGGCCCAGATAAAGGCGATGAAAAAGGTCGCCGGTACACTCAGGCTCGAGCTCGCGCAGTACAGGGAGGTCGAGGCGTTCTCCCAGTTCGCATCCGACCTCGACAAGGCCACCCAGGCCCAGCTCGCAAGGGGCGGACGTCTCGTCGAGGCGCTCAAGCAGGGCCAGTACGAGCCGCTCCCCGTCGAGAAGCAGATTCTCATCATCTACGCTGTCTCGAACGGCTACGTAGACGACTACCCGATAGACAAGGTAAGGGCCTACGAGAAGGAGCTCTATTCCTTCTTCGATACGAAGTATCCCGAGCTTCTAAAGGATATAAAAACGAAGAAAGAAATCGGCGACGACCTCAGGGATTCGATCTTAAAGGCGCTCGACGAGCTCAAGGCCCAGATAGGGGAGCTCTAG
- the trmD gene encoding tRNA (guanosine(37)-N1)-methyltransferase TrmD has protein sequence MKFDILTIFPEYFDSPFSIGLFKRARERSILEITARDIRDYTEDRHRTVDDSPYGGGGGMLMKPGPIGAAVEDAKKGGGRSVVILTTPAGKPFTDRDARELASGYDRLIIICGRYEGIDDRVREIYVDREISVGDYVLSGGEPAAAVIIDSVSRFLPGFHGNEQSAEADSFNGGLLEYPQYTRPESFRDRDIPEVLMSGNHGEIDEWRRKESLRRTYISRPDLLDRAKLSRGDVDYINTLKEENPPFFRAYIALIHYPVYNNRFTIINTAFTNLDVHDIARAATTYGIRKYYLVQPNAEQKQLIGRVLRHWNGGDGESSNRSRSEALEIVEVRDTLSEAVEDIERIEGRKPAVVVTDARPRDDMIGYGELREKMFQRDGGPYLILFGTGWGLAEEILAGADYTLKPVSGFTAYNHLSVRSAAAVILDRLFSCTI, from the coding sequence ATGAAATTCGACATCCTGACAATATTCCCGGAGTATTTCGATTCTCCCTTTTCCATCGGGCTCTTTAAGAGGGCGCGGGAGAGGAGCATTCTGGAAATCACTGCCCGCGACATAAGGGACTATACCGAGGACAGGCACAGGACTGTGGACGATTCCCCCTACGGCGGCGGGGGCGGGATGCTGATGAAGCCCGGGCCCATAGGCGCCGCCGTCGAGGACGCGAAGAAGGGGGGCGGGAGGTCCGTCGTCATACTCACCACCCCGGCCGGAAAGCCCTTCACGGACAGGGACGCCCGGGAGCTCGCCTCGGGATACGACCGGCTGATTATAATCTGCGGCAGGTACGAGGGCATAGACGACCGGGTGAGGGAGATTTACGTAGACAGGGAGATATCCGTGGGCGATTACGTCCTTTCGGGCGGCGAGCCGGCGGCGGCGGTTATCATAGACAGCGTTTCCAGGTTCCTCCCCGGGTTCCACGGGAACGAGCAGTCGGCTGAGGCGGATTCCTTCAACGGCGGCCTCCTCGAATATCCGCAGTACACGAGGCCCGAGAGCTTCCGGGATAGAGACATCCCCGAGGTTCTTATGTCCGGCAACCACGGGGAGATAGACGAGTGGAGGCGGAAGGAGAGCCTGAGAAGGACCTATATCTCGCGGCCCGACCTCTTAGACAGGGCGAAGCTCTCCCGGGGGGACGTAGACTACATAAACACGCTCAAGGAAGAGAATCCCCCTTTTTTCAGGGCGTATATTGCATTAATTCACTATCCCGTATACAATAATCGGTTCACGATAATAAACACCGCGTTCACCAACCTGGACGTGCACGATATCGCGAGGGCCGCCACGACGTACGGCATCAGGAAGTATTACCTGGTTCAGCCGAATGCGGAGCAGAAGCAGCTCATCGGCCGTGTGCTCAGGCACTGGAACGGGGGAGACGGCGAGTCTTCCAACAGGTCGAGGTCGGAGGCTCTGGAGATTGTCGAAGTCAGGGACACGCTCTCCGAGGCCGTGGAGGACATCGAAAGGATAGAGGGACGGAAGCCGGCCGTGGTCGTCACGGACGCCCGCCCGAGGGATGACATGATAGGGTACGGGGAGCTCAGGGAAAAGATGTTCCAGAGGGACGGCGGGCCTTATCTGATACTTTTCGGGACAGGCTGGGGGCTGGCGGAAGAGATACTCGCCGGCGCCGATTACACGCTGAAGCCGGTAAGCGGCTTTACGGCGTATAACCACCTGTCGGTCAGAAGCGCGGCCGCCGTGATTCTCGACAGGTTGTTTTCGTGTACAATATGA
- a CDS encoding AMP-binding protein — protein MAAKSEKKKIRDLHHPITYKRENGKFDVEWYVGQDKKNWVLPKILREQAKKLGKKPFLQFGYRKPLSFFAVNRQSNRIANALIDLGIKKGDKVAVYMPNSDDYVVTWFGILKAGIVMVPINTAYKMDFLQYIIDSSDSRVLFIAEEYLDRMVPIAGQIPQLEHVIVWTRDGGEKFDRHGFRFRKMTSYAAFINSGKPSEPGVEVTFMDFARLMYTSGTTGRSKGVMRPCAADYSSARNYSEIMDVGPDDVCFTCLPLYHSNAMVMSVYPALIKGAKVVVEEKYSASQFWKWIKDHGVTKFNIVGTMAYFMWNTPPVPEEKQHKTKLVLGSPAPHDIIEEFMERFNIQFMEGYGLTEIGQCTWMRPGEPFRVGSCGKEAPGYEIKVVDPETDEEVPRGSIGEIVVRPRTPNIMLHFYNKMPEKTVQDFRNFWFHTGDAGRMDEDGYIYFVDRVKDYIRRRGENISSFEVEKIVGSHHEIDECATVGIKAEGGGYAEDEVMIVVVPKKGKKVDPWKLIEYLEPRMPTFMLPRFIRFEVSLPKTGTERVQKNKLRDKGITKDTWDRERAGYKVKR, from the coding sequence ATGGCCGCAAAATCCGAGAAGAAGAAAATCAGAGACCTGCATCACCCCATAACCTATAAGCGTGAGAACGGGAAATTCGACGTCGAATGGTACGTCGGGCAGGACAAGAAGAACTGGGTCCTCCCCAAAATTCTAAGGGAGCAGGCCAAAAAGCTCGGTAAAAAGCCGTTCCTCCAGTTCGGTTATAGAAAACCGCTTAGCTTCTTCGCGGTAAACAGGCAGTCAAACAGGATAGCGAACGCCCTTATCGACCTCGGCATAAAGAAGGGTGACAAGGTTGCGGTCTACATGCCGAACTCCGACGACTACGTCGTAACGTGGTTCGGTATTCTGAAGGCCGGGATAGTGATGGTCCCGATAAACACCGCCTACAAGATGGACTTCCTCCAGTACATAATCGACAGCTCGGACTCGCGCGTCCTCTTCATCGCCGAGGAATACCTCGACAGGATGGTCCCCATCGCCGGGCAGATACCGCAGCTGGAGCACGTCATAGTCTGGACGAGGGACGGCGGGGAGAAATTCGACCGCCACGGATTCAGGTTCAGGAAGATGACGTCCTACGCTGCCTTCATAAACTCCGGCAAGCCCTCCGAGCCCGGCGTCGAGGTCACGTTCATGGACTTCGCACGCCTCATGTATACCTCGGGCACGACGGGGAGGTCCAAGGGGGTCATGAGGCCGTGCGCGGCGGATTACTCCAGCGCCCGCAATTATTCCGAGATAATGGACGTCGGCCCCGACGACGTATGCTTCACGTGCCTCCCGCTCTACCATTCGAACGCCATGGTGATGTCCGTATATCCCGCGTTAATAAAAGGGGCCAAGGTCGTCGTCGAGGAGAAGTACAGCGCGAGCCAGTTTTGGAAGTGGATCAAGGACCACGGCGTGACGAAGTTCAACATCGTCGGCACGATGGCCTATTTCATGTGGAATACTCCGCCCGTCCCCGAGGAAAAACAGCACAAAACGAAGCTCGTCCTCGGCTCCCCCGCCCCTCACGACATAATCGAGGAGTTCATGGAGAGGTTCAATATACAGTTCATGGAGGGGTACGGGCTGACAGAAATAGGGCAATGCACGTGGATGCGCCCCGGCGAGCCGTTCAGGGTGGGCTCCTGCGGCAAGGAAGCCCCGGGGTACGAGATAAAGGTCGTGGACCCCGAGACGGACGAGGAGGTGCCCCGCGGCTCCATAGGCGAGATAGTCGTAAGGCCGAGGACGCCCAACATAATGCTCCATTTCTACAACAAGATGCCGGAGAAGACGGTCCAGGACTTCAGGAATTTCTGGTTCCACACGGGCGACGCCGGCAGGATGGACGAGGATGGATACATATACTTCGTCGACAGGGTGAAGGATTACATCCGCCGCCGCGGCGAGAACATAAGCTCGTTCGAGGTCGAAAAGATCGTCGGCTCGCACCACGAGATAGACGAATGCGCGACGGTCGGCATAAAGGCCGAGGGCGGCGGGTACGCCGAGGACGAGGTCATGATAGTCGTCGTCCCGAAAAAGGGGAAGAAGGTGGACCCCTGGAAGCTCATAGAATATCTCGAGCCGCGCATGCCGACGTTCATGCTCCCCCGGTTCATAAGGTTCGAGGTGTCGCTCCCCAAGACCGGCACCGAGAGGGTCCAGAAGAACAAGCTAAGGGACAAGGGCATCACGAAAGACACCTGGGACAGGGAAAGGGCCGGGTATAAGGTAAAGCGCTGA
- the atpD gene encoding F0F1 ATP synthase subunit beta, with protein sequence MGKVVQVMGPVIDVEFKEGGLPPIYTALKLTNPLLNDEQWNLIVEVAQQLGGNRVRCIAMDSTEGIRRGEDALNTGEGITVPVGKESLGRILNVVGEPIDEMGPVNTAARWPIHREAPEFVEQSTKLELFETGIKVIDLIAPFLRGGKIGLFGGAGVGKTVLLMELIHNVAKEYGGVSVFGGVGERTREGNDFWIEMKESGVLANTGLIFGQMNEPPGARARVALTALTLAEYFRDEQGQDVLLFIDNIFRFTQAGSEVSALLGRIPSAVGYQPTLATDLGELQERITSTVNGSITSVQAIYVPADDLTDPAPATTFAHLDGTIVLSRQLTELGIYPAVDPLDSTSRILDPLIVGQEHYEIARRVQEVLQRYKQLQEIIAILGMDELSEEDKLVVARARKVQRFLSQPFHVAEQFTGTPGKYVPIKETIAAFKEVIDGNLDDVPEQAFYMVGNLDEVHEKAKQLVA encoded by the coding sequence ATGGGGAAAGTCGTTCAGGTCATGGGGCCTGTCATCGACGTCGAATTCAAGGAAGGCGGGCTGCCTCCCATTTACACCGCACTCAAGCTGACGAACCCGCTTTTGAACGACGAACAATGGAACCTCATCGTCGAGGTCGCCCAGCAGCTCGGTGGAAACCGCGTGCGCTGCATAGCGATGGACTCGACCGAGGGCATAAGAAGGGGCGAGGACGCTCTCAACACCGGCGAGGGCATCACGGTGCCCGTCGGCAAGGAGTCCCTCGGAAGAATCCTTAACGTCGTGGGCGAGCCCATAGACGAGATGGGGCCCGTCAACACCGCGGCCCGCTGGCCGATTCACAGGGAAGCCCCCGAGTTCGTCGAGCAGAGCACGAAGCTCGAGCTGTTTGAAACGGGCATCAAGGTTATCGACCTCATCGCACCGTTCCTCCGCGGAGGTAAGATCGGTCTCTTCGGCGGCGCCGGTGTGGGCAAGACGGTTCTTCTCATGGAGCTCATTCACAACGTCGCCAAGGAATACGGCGGCGTGTCGGTGTTCGGCGGCGTCGGTGAGAGAACCCGTGAAGGAAACGACTTCTGGATCGAGATGAAAGAGTCCGGGGTTCTCGCGAACACGGGCCTCATATTCGGACAGATGAACGAGCCCCCGGGCGCGAGGGCGAGGGTCGCTCTTACGGCTCTTACGCTCGCCGAGTATTTCAGGGACGAGCAGGGTCAGGACGTTCTACTCTTTATCGACAACATATTCAGGTTCACCCAGGCGGGCTCCGAGGTGTCGGCGCTCCTCGGGCGTATCCCTTCCGCCGTTGGTTACCAGCCGACGCTGGCTACCGACCTTGGAGAGCTCCAGGAACGAATCACCTCGACGGTCAACGGCTCTATTACCTCCGTCCAGGCTATTTACGTTCCCGCTGACGACCTTACCGACCCGGCCCCGGCGACGACGTTCGCCCACCTGGACGGTACCATCGTTCTTTCGAGGCAGCTGACCGAGCTCGGCATCTATCCCGCGGTCGACCCGCTCGACTCCACGTCGCGAATCCTGGATCCGCTGATCGTCGGGCAGGAGCACTACGAAATCGCACGCCGCGTGCAGGAGGTCCTCCAGCGCTACAAGCAGCTCCAGGAAATCATCGCGATCCTCGGCATGGACGAGCTTTCCGAGGAGGACAAGCTCGTCGTCGCGAGGGCGAGGAAGGTGCAGAGGTTCCTCTCGCAGCCGTTCCACGTCGCGGAGCAGTTCACCGGCACGCCCGGAAAGTACGTTCCGATCAAGGAGACGATCGCCGCGTTCAAGGAAGTCATCGACGGCAACCTCGACGACGTGCCCGAGCAGGCCTTCTACATGGTGGGCAACCTCGACGAAGTGCACGAGAAGGCAAAGCAGCTCGTCGCCTGA
- a CDS encoding enoyl-CoA hydratase produces the protein MALAEKNPEALVVRKDDGAVRNLVINRPSSYNALSIACMEAVIAEFEALPDDRSVSVVILSGAGKGFCAGHDLKEMRGNPEKEFYEKTFDTCTRMMLSIVDCPKPVIARVHGVASAAGCQLVATCDLAVADEGARFSTPGVNIGLFCSTPMVALSRNVSRKHAMEMLLTGDFVTAQRAYEMGLINRVAPSGELDAAAMELASRIASKSPLTLKTGKKAFYEQIDRDLRGAYEYASRVMVKNMMARDAEEGIDAFIEKREPRWCGE, from the coding sequence ATGGCATTGGCTGAAAAAAATCCGGAAGCCCTCGTGGTCCGTAAGGACGACGGCGCGGTCCGGAATCTCGTGATCAACAGGCCTTCGTCCTATAACGCCCTATCCATAGCGTGCATGGAGGCGGTTATAGCGGAGTTCGAAGCGCTCCCGGATGACAGGTCCGTAAGCGTCGTCATACTCTCGGGGGCCGGGAAGGGCTTTTGCGCCGGGCATGATTTAAAGGAGATGCGCGGGAATCCCGAAAAGGAATTCTACGAGAAGACGTTCGACACGTGCACGAGAATGATGCTCTCCATCGTCGATTGCCCGAAGCCTGTGATCGCCAGGGTGCACGGCGTCGCGAGCGCGGCCGGGTGCCAGCTCGTGGCTACGTGCGACCTCGCCGTCGCCGACGAAGGCGCGAGGTTCTCGACGCCCGGTGTGAATATCGGTCTCTTCTGCTCGACGCCCATGGTCGCTCTCTCTCGCAACGTCTCGCGTAAGCACGCGATGGAGATGCTCCTCACCGGGGATTTCGTTACGGCGCAGCGTGCGTACGAGATGGGGCTCATAAACAGGGTCGCCCCCTCGGGAGAGCTCGACGCCGCGGCAATGGAGCTCGCTTCCCGGATAGCGTCCAAGTCGCCTCTTACCCTCAAGACCGGCAAGAAGGCGTTTTACGAGCAGATAGACAGGGACCTCCGGGGCGCTTACGAGTACGCTAGCCGCGTCATGGTGAAGAACATGATGGCCCGCGACGCCGAAGAGGGCATAGACGCCTTTATCGAAAAACGCGAGCCGCGCTGGTGCGGGGAATAG
- the atpH gene encoding ATP synthase F1 subunit delta, with protein MASIATLRDLTEALTESAREEGKLDKVTSDLEDFFHLLGGAAGVKNILWSSTFEFGERKGIIDDLSSKRGYDKLTVNFLVLALELDKLKSLIQSEETVLRKLRKASGRIRAEIITASEPSEAEIGRIKGALEKVAGGGIDITTRVDPSIVGGIVAKVEDRVFDGSIKTQLERIRGVLTRS; from the coding sequence ATGGCATCAATCGCAACACTGAGGGACCTCACTGAAGCGCTCACCGAAAGCGCGCGCGAGGAAGGAAAGCTCGATAAAGTTACCTCCGACCTCGAAGATTTCTTCCACCTTCTCGGTGGAGCGGCCGGGGTGAAGAACATTCTCTGGAGCTCGACTTTCGAGTTCGGGGAAAGAAAGGGGATAATCGACGACCTGAGCTCGAAAAGGGGTTACGACAAGCTGACCGTGAACTTCCTGGTCCTTGCGCTCGAGCTCGACAAGCTCAAATCCCTCATTCAATCCGAAGAAACGGTTTTAAGAAAATTACGCAAGGCGTCGGGCAGGATCCGCGCTGAGATCATAACGGCGTCCGAGCCTTCGGAGGCCGAGATCGGCAGGATAAAAGGGGCGCTGGAGAAAGTTGCCGGCGGCGGCATCGACATCACGACCAGGGTCGATCCGTCCATAGTCGGGGGGATCGTCGCGAAGGTTGAAGATAGGGTGTTCGATGGTAGTATAAAGACCCAGCTTGAGAGGATAAGGGGCGTTCTCACGCGGTCCTGA
- the atpG gene encoding ATP synthase F1 subunit gamma, translating to MASLRQIRSKIKSVKGTRRIMSAMKLISAVKLRRAQELLMSYRPYSEAFLEITKSLARKCDREAHPLLRRPEEAKNLHLVFLTSDRGLCGSFNSNLIRKLETYIVTEGKKYEHIKFTFLGRRGLDHFSKGRFPIAASFTGVTERNYAEIAESVASELVTEYVKGKTDEIILVYNFFRSALTQVMTYEKILPIESDEEAAEDAVEIDYLYEPSKKAILKEVLSTYVRVRVERAIKESLTSEHASRMTAMENATSNADDVIKKLTLLANKTRQAMITTELMDIVNGTEALRKGGAD from the coding sequence ATGGCAAGCTTAAGACAGATACGTTCCAAGATTAAAAGCGTGAAGGGCACGCGCAGGATCATGAGCGCCATGAAGCTCATCTCGGCCGTAAAGCTGAGAAGGGCCCAGGAGCTCCTCATGTCCTACAGGCCCTATTCCGAGGCCTTCCTCGAAATAACGAAGAGCCTCGCACGGAAGTGCGACCGCGAAGCGCATCCGCTTCTCAGGAGACCCGAGGAGGCTAAAAATCTCCACCTCGTCTTCCTCACTTCGGACAGGGGGCTTTGCGGCAGCTTCAACTCGAACCTCATAAGGAAGCTCGAAACCTACATCGTCACGGAAGGGAAGAAGTACGAGCACATAAAATTCACCTTCCTCGGACGGAGGGGCCTCGACCACTTCTCGAAGGGGCGGTTCCCCATCGCGGCGAGCTTCACGGGAGTCACCGAAAGAAACTACGCCGAGATAGCGGAGAGTGTCGCCTCCGAGCTCGTCACGGAATATGTGAAGGGCAAGACCGACGAAATAATACTCGTTTACAACTTCTTCAGGTCGGCCCTTACGCAGGTGATGACATACGAGAAGATCCTTCCGATAGAATCGGACGAAGAGGCGGCCGAGGACGCCGTGGAAATAGATTATCTTTACGAGCCTTCGAAGAAGGCCATATTGAAAGAAGTTCTTTCGACCTACGTCAGGGTCCGCGTGGAGAGGGCGATAAAGGAATCGCTCACGAGCGAGCACGCTTCGAGAATGACCGCAATGGAAAACGCCACGAGCAACGCGGACGACGTCATAAAAAAACTTACCCTTTTGGCCAACAAGACCCGGCAGGCCATGATTACGACAGAGCTCATGGACATCGTGAACGGTACCGAGGCCTTAAGAAAAGGAGGAGCAGACTAG
- a CDS encoding DUF1152 domain-containing protein codes for MTGRNTIRQIVGSAKKAILLGVGGGGDIVGTIPTADFLGMFGVECVLGGLSWERSVIDPMPGPRTFEETVGARKLNDVVWRVDKDTATSTGVRFAEAGVAEVTGRETLLIDIHGGPETVARGILGAARELGADLVVGIDVGGDILSRGGEPGLMSPLADSIMTAAFYIIEREMPAFLGLFGYGSDGELTESELEDAMKVLASSGGLLGGWGLTPEALETMERVISIVPTEASRMPVLLARGQFVETNIRSGRRHVDLSMSSTVTYYFSPAVLYEKLSVLSRKVSGTRSLIEANEALHSMGVRTELDIELDKYALEQKERQGG; via the coding sequence TTGACAGGTAGAAATACCATAAGGCAGATCGTAGGAAGTGCAAAAAAGGCCATACTGCTTGGCGTAGGCGGGGGAGGCGACATAGTCGGCACGATACCGACGGCCGACTTCCTCGGGATGTTCGGCGTCGAATGCGTGCTCGGCGGCCTCTCGTGGGAAAGGTCCGTCATAGACCCGATGCCCGGCCCGAGGACATTCGAGGAGACGGTAGGCGCGCGGAAGCTGAACGACGTCGTGTGGCGGGTGGATAAAGACACCGCCACGAGCACGGGAGTCAGGTTCGCGGAGGCCGGGGTCGCCGAAGTCACGGGCAGGGAGACGCTCCTCATAGACATACACGGCGGCCCGGAGACGGTGGCAAGGGGGATTTTGGGCGCCGCGCGCGAGCTCGGGGCCGATCTCGTCGTCGGCATCGACGTCGGGGGGGATATACTCTCCCGCGGGGGCGAGCCCGGGCTCATGAGCCCGCTCGCGGATTCCATAATGACGGCGGCGTTTTACATCATCGAAAGGGAGATGCCCGCGTTCCTCGGCCTTTTCGGGTACGGGAGTGACGGCGAGCTTACCGAGAGCGAGCTCGAAGACGCGATGAAGGTCCTCGCATCGAGCGGCGGCCTCCTCGGGGGCTGGGGGCTCACCCCTGAAGCGCTCGAAACCATGGAGAGGGTCATCTCCATCGTCCCTACCGAGGCGAGCAGGATGCCGGTTCTCCTGGCCAGGGGGCAGTTCGTCGAGACTAATATCAGGAGCGGCCGCCGTCACGTGGATCTCTCGATGTCCTCGACGGTCACATATTATTTTTCCCCGGCGGTGCTTTACGAGAAATTGTCGGTTCTTTCGAGAAAGGTGTCCGGTACACGGAGCCTTATAGAGGCGAACGAGGCCCTTCACTCCATGGGCGTAAGGACGGAGCTCGACATAGAGCTCGACAAATATGCGCTCGAACAGAAGGAGCGGCAGGGCGGATAA
- the atpC gene encoding ATP synthase F1 subunit epsilon: MPDLQLQVITPSRVIVDEIVDEVVAPGVLGEFGILPGHVPFITLLAEGEIKYKRGSSEQKLSVEGGLAEVRDDKVTILTDGVG; encoded by the coding sequence TTGCCGGATTTACAGCTTCAGGTTATAACCCCATCGAGGGTCATAGTGGACGAAATAGTAGACGAAGTCGTCGCGCCGGGGGTTCTGGGAGAATTCGGAATCCTCCCCGGGCACGTCCCGTTCATCACCCTTCTCGCCGAGGGCGAGATAAAGTACAAGAGGGGTTCTTCCGAGCAGAAGCTCTCCGTCGAAGGCGGACTTGCCGAAGTAAGGGACGACAAGGTCACTATTCTCACGGACGGGGTCGGCTGA
- a CDS encoding ATP synthase F0 subunit B: MTEFGIINFLLTAATEHHNTFNWRFATEHAVNLVILLLVLVYFLKTPIRNFLVERRSSIGREIDVAEKTITEARARYEEYSKRLEGIEAEISSIKESLRTQGGKERDEILRVAGAASENMKKEAAESIALQTERAKRDIQSEVADLALSHARGLIAKSLGDADREKMVADFTKNIEDEKWHQSQH; this comes from the coding sequence ATGACCGAATTCGGAATAATAAATTTTCTACTCACGGCGGCCACCGAGCACCACAACACGTTTAACTGGAGGTTCGCTACCGAGCACGCGGTGAATCTCGTGATTCTCCTTCTCGTGCTCGTTTATTTCCTCAAGACCCCGATCCGGAACTTCCTCGTCGAGAGGCGGAGCAGCATCGGGCGCGAGATAGACGTCGCCGAGAAGACGATAACCGAGGCCAGGGCCAGGTACGAAGAATATTCGAAGAGGCTCGAGGGCATAGAGGCCGAGATAAGCTCCATAAAGGAAAGCCTCAGGACCCAGGGCGGGAAAGAAAGGGACGAGATACTCAGGGTCGCCGGGGCCGCCTCGGAAAACATGAAAAAGGAAGCGGCCGAGTCGATAGCCCTCCAGACCGAAAGGGCGAAAAGGGACATACAGTCCGAGGTGGCCGACCTCGCTCTCTCTCATGCGCGCGGCCTTATCGCGAAGAGCCTGGGCGATGCGGACAGGGAAAAGATGGTAGCCGACTTCACTAAAAACATAGAGGACGAAAAATGGCATCAATCGCAACACTGA
- a CDS encoding ATP synthase F0 subunit B yields the protein MRLTSFKITAPLGLLLLAAADASAASGDLLSVDYTVFIEVVIFVAAIIILNALVFQPFLKLMDRRDRLTRGTMEEARELEAKVKSIIEEYETRLADARSHAQEERMSIVKEAQDAATGIVSKAREETTSLIEDARKKLEAESESIKQKLSGDVELLAKEISSKILGREAGA from the coding sequence ATGAGGCTAACAAGCTTTAAGATTACTGCGCCCCTCGGGCTCCTGCTGCTCGCCGCGGCCGACGCGAGCGCGGCCTCCGGGGACCTTCTAAGCGTAGACTACACCGTATTCATCGAGGTCGTCATATTCGTGGCGGCGATAATAATATTGAACGCGCTCGTCTTTCAGCCGTTCCTGAAGCTCATGGACCGTAGGGACAGGCTCACCAGGGGGACGATGGAAGAGGCCAGGGAGCTCGAAGCCAAGGTCAAGTCGATTATCGAGGAATACGAGACGCGCCTTGCCGATGCGAGGTCCCATGCGCAGGAAGAGAGGATGAGCATAGTGAAGGAAGCGCAGGACGCGGCCACCGGCATTGTGTCGAAAGCGAGGGAGGAAACCACCTCGTTGATCGAAGACGCCAGGAAGAAGCTCGAAGCGGAATCGGAATCCATAAAGCAGAAGCTGAGCGGCGACGTAGAGCTTCTGGCGAAAGAGATATCTTCTAAAATTCTCGGCAGGGAGGCCGGAGCATGA